The Schistocerca nitens isolate TAMUIC-IGC-003100 chromosome 7, iqSchNite1.1, whole genome shotgun sequence genome contains a region encoding:
- the LOC126195096 gene encoding ubiquitin-conjugating enzyme E2-17 kDa-like, with the protein MSTPARRRLMRDFKRLQEDPPTGISGAPTENNIMLWHAVIFGPHDTPFEDGTFKLTLEFTEEYPNKPPTVRFLSKLFHPNVYADGGICLDILQNKWSPTYDVSAILTSIQSLLSDPNPNSPANSMAAQLFKENRREYEKRVKSCVEQSFLDT; encoded by the coding sequence ATGTCTACGCCTGCCAGACGACGTCTGATGAGGGATTTTAAGCGCCTTCAAGAGGATCCGCCTACTGGTATTAGTGGGGCTCCTACTGAAAATAACATTATGCTTTGGCATGCTGTCATTTTTGGGCCACACGACACTCCTTTCGAAGATGGAACATTCAAGCTGACATTGGAATTTACCGAAGAGTACCCAAACAAGCCGCCCACAGTGAGATTTCTTTCGAAATTGTTTCATCCAAATGTTTATGCGGATGGAGGCATCTGTTTGGACATCTTGCAGAATAAGTGGAGCCCGACATATGATGTGTCTGCTATTCTGACATCAATCCAATCACTATTAAGTGATCCCAATCCGAACTCTCCAGCAAATTCAATGGCAGCTCAGCTTTTCAAGGAAAATCGACGAGAATACGAAAAGCGTGTGAAGTCATGTGTGGAGCAAAGCTTTTTGGACACGTAA